The genomic DNA TCTTCTTGACCGGGAAGGCCGGAACGGGTAAATCCACGTTCTTGAAATACATCTGCGCACATACGAAAAAGAAATATGTCGTATTGGCACCGACAGGGATAGCCGCGATTAACGCGGAAGGGGTGACGCTTCATTCTTTTTTTAAATTACCTTTTCGCCCGATGTTGCCCGATGATCCGGATTTGAGTCTGAAGAACGGACGGATCTTCGAGTTTTTCAAATACAGGAAAGAGCATCGGAAGTTGATTTCGGAAGTGGAATTGATCATTATAGACGAGATTTCGATGGTACGGGCAGATATCATCGATTGTGTCGACCGGATCTTGCGTGTCTTTTCCGGTAATATGCGTTTGCCGTTCGGAGGCAAGCAATTGCTGTTTGTCGGCGACGTCTTCCAATTGGAGCCGGTGGTCCCTGCCGACCAGAAAGAAATATTAAGTCTCTTCTATGCCAGTCCGTTTTTCTTTTCGGCCCGTGTCTTCAAAGATATAAATCTGGTCCCGATCGAATTGCAGAAAGTGTACCGGCAGACAGATCCTGTATTTATCAATATTTTGGATCGTATCCGTAGCAATATTGCCCGGAAACAGGAGTTGGATACTTTGAATGCTCGCTATTTCCCTGATTTTATACCTCGAAACGAGGATATGTACATCACGCTTGCCACCCGGCGGGATCAGGTGGATTTTATCAATGAACGGAAGTTGGGGGAATTGCCCGGTGAAGAGTTCGTTTCTCACGGCAAGATCGAAGGTGATTTTCCTGAGTCGTCTCTACCGACACAATTAAACCTATCCATCAAGGAGCAGGCCCAGGTTATTTTTATCGATAATGATTATGAACGTCGTTGGGTCAATGGTACGATCGGTATGGTGTCGGGGATCGACGAGAATGGGAATGTCTACGTCCTGTTAGAGGACGGGAGGGAATATCTGGTCGAGCCGACTTCTTGGCGCAACTATAAATATAAATACAACGAAAAGGAGAAAAAGGTCGAAGAAGAAATTGTCGGTACTTTCGAGCAGTTGCCGATTCGTCTTGCCTGGGCGATCACCGTGCATAAGAGCCAGGGGCTTACGTTCAGCCGTGTCGTGGTGGATTTGACAGGCGGCGTGTTTGCCGGTGGCCAGACATATGTCGCTTTAAGTCGTTGTACGTCTCTGGAAGGGCTGGTGCTGAAAAGCCGGATTTCTCCGCATGATATCTTTGTGCGGAAAGAGATCGTCCAGTTCAGCCAGATGTTTAATGACCGGCAGTTGATTGAAAAAAGTTTGCGTGAAAGTGAGGCGGAATTGTTGTATGCACGTGCCGCCCGTTGTTTTAAATCCGGCAATGTGAAAGAGATGGTTGAGGCTTTCGCTGCTGCTGTCAGTAAGCGGAATGAGCTGGAAAAGCCAGAAGTGCAACGGTTGCTCCGTATGAAATTGCAAACTATGAACACTCAACGGGCGCAGATCAAGAAACTCCGGGAGGAGATACACGCCCAGCGGGAGATTCAGAAAGAATATGCCCACGAATACTATTTGATGGGGAATGAATGTATTACGAAAGCGCACGATCCGAATGCAGCTATTCGCTCTTTCGACAAAGCGCTCAAGCTTTATCCTGAGTTTGTGGATGCTTGGGTACGTAAAGGAGTGACCCTTCTCGATATGGGTGACGGTTTCCAGGCGGTTACTTGCCTGAATGAAGCCGTGCGACTGAACCCGAAATCATTTAAAGCGCGTTATAATCGTGGAAAATCTTATCTTCAACTGAAATATTACGACGAGGCCGTTTCTGACTTTATGAAAGCTGTCGATCTGAAACCGAAGCACGCTGCAGCCCATGAATATCTTGCCGAAGCATTTCTGCATATAGGGGAGGAAGAGTTGGCTCGGCAGCATCAGGATATTGCCGATGACCTTCGTAATGGGAATGAAAATTAATAAGTTGTCATTAATTTTGTACAGAAATATAATAAAAGCGTGATAATAAGGTTGTATCTTTGTGATGCAATGTTAAATTTTGTAGAGGGTATTCATTAAAAACAAATTTCTGTATGAAAAAAGTTATCTGCTTTTTTGTATGTGTTTTGATATGCATAGGGTTCTCCGTAAAAGCTCAGGTGACAACTTCCGTACTGAGCGGAAAAATTATCGACGATCAAAATGAGTATGTGATAGGAGCTACGGTGGTAGCGGTACACGAACCATCCGGAACCATGTATGGTGCGGTAACGAATGTGGATGGCCGCTACACGATCCAGGGAATGCGTACCGGAGGACCCTATAAAGTGGAGATTTCCTATGTCGGTTATAAAAAGGCTGTTTTTACGGATATCAGGTTGGAATTGGGCAATACATATGTCCTGAATGCGACCTTGTATCCCAGTTCGGAGCAATTGGGAGAAGTGGTAGTCACAGCTGATGCAAAAGCGAATATCGGTGCATCCGAAAATTTTTCTACAGGAAGGATACAGGAGACTCCGACGGTCGACCGCAATATATATGATGTCGTAAAGAATATGCCGATGGCCATGACCTCCAAAAACGGAGGGATCACGTTTGCCGGCTCCAATAACCGTTATAACAGTT from Parabacteroides merdae ATCC 43184 includes the following:
- a CDS encoding tetratricopeptide repeat protein; translation: MEFQLDTDNKEFQDALQLITHTRQSVFLTGKAGTGKSTFLKYICAHTKKKYVVLAPTGIAAINAEGVTLHSFFKLPFRPMLPDDPDLSLKNGRIFEFFKYRKEHRKLISEVELIIIDEISMVRADIIDCVDRILRVFSGNMRLPFGGKQLLFVGDVFQLEPVVPADQKEILSLFYASPFFFSARVFKDINLVPIELQKVYRQTDPVFINILDRIRSNIARKQELDTLNARYFPDFIPRNEDMYITLATRRDQVDFINERKLGELPGEEFVSHGKIEGDFPESSLPTQLNLSIKEQAQVIFIDNDYERRWVNGTIGMVSGIDENGNVYVLLEDGREYLVEPTSWRNYKYKYNEKEKKVEEEIVGTFEQLPIRLAWAITVHKSQGLTFSRVVVDLTGGVFAGGQTYVALSRCTSLEGLVLKSRISPHDIFVRKEIVQFSQMFNDRQLIEKSLRESEAELLYARAARCFKSGNVKEMVEAFAAAVSKRNELEKPEVQRLLRMKLQTMNTQRAQIKKLREEIHAQREIQKEYAHEYYLMGNECITKAHDPNAAIRSFDKALKLYPEFVDAWVRKGVTLLDMGDGFQAVTCLNEAVRLNPKSFKARYNRGKSYLQLKYYDEAVSDFMKAVDLKPKHAAAHEYLAEAFLHIGEEELARQHQDIADDLRNGNEN